A segment of the Capra hircus breed San Clemente chromosome 19, ASM170441v1, whole genome shotgun sequence genome:
tttgttctctctccacacacacatgcacatttatccatataattaaaaaagaaaataagatcttATGCCGCTTTCTGATTGCCTTGCTCGACTCTGTTGGACATCGTTCCACGTCAATTAGATATATTTTGTACCAAAACTTTCAATGGTGGAACAACTATTCCACTGGGAAGACACATCCCATCAGACATCTATTCTTTCAAATTCTGGTTGACGTAAACAGAGATACGACAAACAAGATAAATCTTCCTAAAACATAGCTATGTACACATCATCCGCTTATTTCTCTCCTGCAAAACCCACCAAGAATTTCCCATTACCCATACGGCAAAGCCTCACTTCTATAACTTGGCCATGGAGTCTGGCCTGGGTCTGCCTGGAACGTCCCTCTGCCCAGCTCCCCTCACCCTGCCAGGCATTTTGAGCCACTGGATCTTTCTAGGTCCTGTCCGTTTGCTCTGGCTGTGTCCCCAGCCTGGGCTGCCCTGTCCCATCCATTGGCCCCATTCTAAGGGTCTCCGCTTCCTTCAAAACTCCATCCTTCAGCGACAGAGTCATCTCTTTCTCATGATCCTTCCTCACAGAAGGCTTTGCATAGGTCACATTGTGCCCTCGTTTTTCACTTCCCAACAATGCTGGAACCAGCAAGGATACACCGCTGCGCCCAGAGTGCTCAGAAGGAGCACACACAGGCACCTCCTGGGCACAAGGCTTGGTTCTCTCTTTCTACCTGGAGTAAGGGTGGGCCTGAGACCACAGTGCCCCATCTCAGCTTGGTCATGGCTGTTGAAGCCAGAAGACCCCTGGGGACAGCTAACACACTGCCCACAGTACCCCGTCTCCCAGAGACAGGGACGAAGATTTACTGAGGAGGAGGTGTGAATGGCCTTTCTGGTTCTAGACACCAGGACTGCTGGGAAGGAGAACAGAAGAGaagtggagggtgggggaagggcaaCTCCAGGGTGCTAATCCCAGCTTCCTGTCTGGATTTTCTTCCACTGCTGCTCAGGGCCTATCTTAGGATGGTCACAGCTGCCGAAATAGATCTCTCCCTTCACCTGTTCATAAGTAAAGAAGACCTTGATAACTTCCTGTCGAAAGAATGCATgctttggtaatttttaaaagataagggACAATAATGGGGCCACTGATGTTAAACTCCCCACTCTCCACTTTGGAGAAATGGCTCACCTtgaccagggaccagggagcaaaCAGGGACCAGCCTTCTCTGCGAACTTGGTCGGTGTTTCCTTCCATGGTCTGCTCCAGAAGCCTCTCTTGGCCTGCAGGCCGTCCCTCTGACTCAGAGTATGtgcctgtgctcagtcatgtctgactctttgcaacccccatggacggcagcccgccaggctcctctgtccctgggattgtccaggcaagaatactggagtgggttgccaagcccttctccagggcatcttcccaacccagggattgaacccctgtctcctctgtctcctgcactgcaggcggattctctaccattgaGCCTTAGAGCAAGAGATGTGGAGCAAACCCCCGGCCCTCCTTGCTCACCTGCCCCTCACTCCCAAGCCTACGGCTGTAAAATTCTCTACTCCTAACTCATCATCCTAGTCGATTGGGCGCTGGCCCTGAAAACCAAGTGtgcggggtggggtgggcctCCCcagtcactcatttattcattcaacaaataccacCCTCCCACCGCGCCCCGGCTCCCCAGGCCTGGTGCTGGGGGATGCCCAAGGGTGTGAGATACAGCGGAGGATGAGACGCGATGTCCAGAGAGCCCCAGCGCAGGGATTTGGCTATGGACATCTGGGAGAGAGTCCGGCCTCCGGAGCTGCGGGAATCCCCGGGAACCTCTCCTCCTTAGAGTTGGAGAGAGCCCAGCAGGAGGCGGGGACTTAGGGCGAAAGCCCGGGGCACCAGAGCGCAGGCGGGACCTGGAGACCTGCGCATGCGTGGGAGGAGACTTTGGCGTCCTCCAGTGTCGTCAAGGTAACCGTGATCCCCGCAGTTGGCCATGGCCTCAGGGATGGGAAGGAGCTGGAGTCACCCCGCAGCACAGACCGCAGCCCCAATGGTGAAGGCTGAGTCAGGGAGCGGAGCCTGCCTTTATCTGGACGACCTTGTGGGCAGGCGAGGGTCAGGGGCTGAGTTGGGGAAATATTCCTGGAGGTTCGAAACCCTGGAGGGGGTGGTGAAGAGAGAGATCCCAGCCGGAAAGAAAGAGACTTGACAGAGAACTGGGAGGCCGTGGGGGCGCAGAGGGCAGAAGCTCCTGCAGGTTTAGGGGCTCCCCATCCCTTCCCCGCCTGCCTGACTgatcccctcctccccccagcccTGGGTGACCATTCTGCAGCCCCTCCCGTGGAccatcccacctccatccccgCAGCCAGGCCGCGTGAAGGAAGGTGAGACTCCGGGAGTACCCCATTTTGTACCCTGCTCTGCCCGGCACATTCTCTGGGCGCCACCTGCCCCCCCCCCATCCAATCCCGGGCAGGACTCTGGGGAAATGACCCTGGCGTCGCCagcaagggcaggagaagggctgGCGGGGGCCTGCTGAACTCCGGTCCCTTAGATCTGCTGGAGCTGATGATGCTACAGAACGTTCAGATGAACCAGCTCTTTCTGAGTGGCCAGGTGGCAGCTGTGCTCAACCAGGGGCTTTCCTGGACTAACTCACAGGTGCgttgcctgggggtgggggtggactaCCAGAGCTGCCCACCTGCAGGGACAGAGGTGGGCAAACATTTGGGGTTCCCTCTatcttgaggaaaaaaaggaaaatcaggcGACAGAAGAGCCAAAAGTCAGCCCACATCTATGTGGCTTCTCTGTTTGGCATCTATTACATGCCAGATGGCCATGCCATCCTCCATGGAGTAGAGGTAGGGGGTCCCAAAATCCAGACCACTCAGGTCTTGTGTCAAAGATCCCCCTGCAGTGCATCGCCCGCTGGACTCCCAGGGACAAAGACTCCACTGTACCCTGGCACTATAGGGTACCTGATCAATTACTAGGGGCTCAATTGCTTTTGTTGAACAAGTGACTGAAGAAATGGATGACTATGAATACAAGGCAATTTTGGCTGTGACTGGTACAAACTGTGAGGGCCACCTGGTTGGGGTTCCTCAGAAGAGCAGGTGGCCTTAGAACCAGCCCTTAAAAGCCAGgtagaggaattccctggtggtccaatgttaGGACTATGAGCTTCCACTGCTGGAgagcccgggttcaattcctggtcagggaactaagatcccagaagcctTTTGAtggggccaaaaagaaaaaaaaaaagccaggtagGATTCTGATGCTTGAAGGAGGTGAGGGGTGTACATTCCACCATCTAGGTGAACAGCGACGAAGTCAGAGACAGGATGGAGGAAACCTTGTGTACTTGTGCGCGCGCTcatgcgcgtgcgtgtgtgtgttgaggggggtACATGGGGGGAGCTCTAAGGCGGAGCCTTATTTAGCAGATGCTAGGCACCCTGAGAGGTCTGGAGGAGTGACAGCTGGGTGGAGAGAGGAGGCCAGTCAGCTTggagggagcagagaggaggtTCAAGGAGGGGCTGGTCAGAGGCAGAGGGAGACCCTGAGGAGCTGCTGCCATCTCATCCCTTCACCCCTCCCCTGCCAgccctggaggtgggggtggcccTGGGATGAGCACCCCACCTCAATAGGGGCATAAGTGGATCAGAGACTGGGGCTTGAGATGGGCTGGGACCCGGAACTCTTTAGAgaagtgcttgcacctggactaACCATCAGtggaaaacaaagaaactaaaaataactgcacgCATGCGCAGCTGGGGCACTTATGAACAATAAGCTACAGAAAGGTCACAAATCAACTGCCGTTTCTGAGCTTCAGGGAGCAAAAGAAGGGTACTGCGCATGATCCCTGCACCCGGCACCACCAAGAGAGTGGGCGGACCACTTAAGCCACACCTCCAGCCCAACCCACCATCAGCCCTCACTCTCTCCACGTTTAAGGAACCAACCCACTCTTCTTGGGGAGGGAGTTTGGGCACCCGACGACTCTCATTCTCACTCTCTGGTGCGGCTTGAGGCCCAGTGAATTATCAGCTTGAATTCCTTGGCTGGCTTCTTATTAAAATCTATTGATTAAagagttgtatccgactctttgtgaccccatggactatatagtccatggaattctccaggccagaatattagagtgggtagccgttcccttctccaggggatcttcccaacccagggatggaatccaagtctcccacattgcaggaggattctttaccagctgagccaccagggaagcccaagaatactggagtgggtagcctatcccttgtcCATGAAAGAGTCCGATGACCCTGGATCGGCAACAGGGTGAGGCCAGTGGGACTCCTGGGCCCAGCTCTGGAGCCATATTTGGATCCCTCCAGTCCCTGCTTGGCCACTTAGGAGCTGGGTAACCTTAGAAAAGCTGCTTaacctgtgagcctcagttttcccacctgcAGAATAAGGAATAAATGTCTCCAAAGTGCTTGCTTGCTTGTCTTAAATGCTCAAAAAACAGTAGCCCTTTTGAGCTGTGTATCTGAAGAAATAATTCAGAGGAATGGAGGACCAGGGGCAGGGAGAATCTGACGCTGTATTGTCTCCCCTCCCATCTTGCACAATCCCCAGGTCTCCTTGGAGGTTcaacagcaggaggagaaggaacccCAGGAGGAGGGGCCTCTGGTTTTCCACCACCACTACCTGCCCTGCACCATGCctgccctgggccccctgctccCCTGGTCAGGCCCTCTCCTTTCCACTCCCCTACACCAGCCCCGCGTGCAGGATTCAGCTGAGATTCAGCACCACCCTCCTGCGCCTGGAAAAAGGGGGGTGTAAGTGACGCCGGGGGTCTGGGTGCTGCCAAGGCTTTGTTCTGGGGGTGGAAGAACTGGCCAGGGTCTGTGGGTGGGGTCAAGTTGCAGAGGCCACTCTGAGAACTCTGATGGGGGGTTTCTTTTCCCTTCCCCATCTAAGGAGAGcggtgcccccacccccaccgcccagTGCCACGGGAACTGTGGGTGCAGATGTACCTCCAGCTTCAGGTAAGGACCAGGTGGTCCCTAGGCCAAGGGGCAGATCCGGAGGCGGGGAGGGCCATGTGTCCCGAGGTGGGGGGCATGTCGTATTGTCATCACTAAGCGGGTCTGTCCCCTTAACTCTTCCTTGGGGCCCACTGAGGCAGGGGGCAGTCATGATGAGGATGCTTCTCCCCCCAGACTATTACGATGCCGAGAGCCCATAATGAGGACAGACAGCAGCCCTGGGGCCAGGCCAGCTTCATTGAAGAGTTGGAAACAGCCGCCCTGGAGCCCCCATGTCGATCTCATGCCTAACAACCACTTTCTACACCTGGCAACCCTTTTTACCATCCCCATCCCCAGCCAGGCCTCTCCTCGGGGTAAATGAGTCCCATCTCCACCACACGGAGACCTTGAACCAACCTGATATCTGATCCATGGTGAGAGCCCCTTAGAACCCCGTCCAGGCCCCAGAAGCCACATGAAAGGCCAACCCTATCCCATTGATCGCTGCCCGGCTGGCAGAGGCCTGGGAGACGGAGCCCTCCCTcgacctcctccccttcccctctctctgtaTGACCAGGGCTGCGGGGTCTCCGTTTGGCCCAATAACAGAACTGGACGTAAGAGGCGAGGACAGCTTTTGTTTCCATGGCTCTTGGAAGGCCCAGAGTGgcaggggaggcctggcgggGAGGTTCCTGGAGCCAAGCCATTGGGCCCCCACACTCACCCCTGGATGCTGGCTCTGTTGGCAGAAGAGAGCAGTCAGAGCCATGTCCTGGAGGGCCACGTGGGAACAGAGTGTCTCTCTGCCCCTTTGGGCCAGGGCGGGTCTTCCCACCCTCCCTCAGGAGGAAGGAGTCACTCAGGGTCCCTTCAGGCTGGGTGCCGGGTGCCCGGGCGGGTAGGCCTGGGGGCACACCAGGGTCTGGGTTTGCTGGGGCTCAGGAAGGCCTCTGAAGGAGAGGATGGAGGGAGGCTGAGGAGACATTTGGAGACAGAAGTTCAGCCAGGCCTGGTGGCTCCCCTTCCTGGCCATTCCCAGGAGGAGACACGAAGGCACGGGGTTAAGCCCAGGTGTTTGTATTGAGGCTGCTTCACATGGTCCCTCCCCCAGGCCTGGACCACAGCCTAAGGAGCCACGCTGCATTCAGTGGCTGCCATGACAGTGGCCGCGCTGCTCACAGGGTCTGTGCCCGGTGGCTCCCTATTAGCCTTCTCCAATGGTCTTGCACCGCGTAATAACCTGTCCGCCCCCGGTGCCACTTCTGGCTGAAGACAAAGCACAGGAAGACGAATGTCACAAACACGAGCAGCAGCACTATCACGACCGCGATGATGATCACCATCTGGGTCTTGGGCTCGGGCTCTGGGGAGGGAAGGGCTAGAGGTCACAGAAGTCCTCTGGTCCCAGGTGCCAGGCTCCAGAGGGCCAGCTGTCTACCCGTCACCCAGCCAACCACCCCTGGGCAGCCTGCTGTCACTCTGCATTGCAGGGATGAGTGGCAAATGGTGTTATCACTGGAGGGAAGGAGGACCGGGGTCCGGGCCACCAGCCGGCCTCTGTGAGACCATGAGGGCAGATGGACTCAGACAGTGCCTTGCCATGTGCTGCCAGACCTCATGGTCTGCTCTGTGGCGAGGTCCAGACCAAGCCCCTCCCTGGGCAGAGATGAGGGAGCTTTGGCCAAACTCCCTGAAGACAAAGAGGATCTTGACCATCTAGGGTCACAGAAGCGGGACTCCAGGGGACCTTAGGGGTTAGTCTGGTCAAATTTATCATTGCAGAGAGGGGTCAAGGCCAGAGAGAGGAGCTTGACTTGGTTAAGGTCACCCAGCTCACTCATGACCAAGCAACTAGTCAGGGTCCAAGCCAGGAACTTGCCAGGAGTTCCAGGGAACCCCAGGGATCAAGTGTCGTTTCCCTGAGTGCCTCCCCTGAGCTGGCAGAGAGCGGGGCAAAGGCGTTTTCTTCCCCTGAGGGCTGAAAATGAATGTCCCCCTTCCTGATCTGTGGGCTCCCCCTCACCTTTGACTTCAAGCCTCTGGGGATCTGAGACTCTGTGGACGAGGCCACCACCGCGAGAGCGCAGGTCCATCTGGGCCTTGCACGAGAAATTATGGTGGCCGTCTTCCCTGTGAGCTGTGGTGTTATGGCTGACCAAGGCATCTTGGGGGGAAGGTGCTGTCCCCACAATGGTCTGATTGTACAAGATCTCAGTACCACGGAGCAGGGTGACAGTGAGGCCTTCGAGGGGCGCCACGGCGGGGACCCTGCACTCGATGGTGAACAGTGTCCCTATGACCACTGAGGTGGGCCACAGCGTCAGCAGCACTTGCTTTGGAGGGTCTGCAGGAAAGCGGAAGGGAGGTCTGCTCAGGATGGGGATGCTGCTCCGGCAGGCCCCACCCGGCCCAGACCATCCCCTGTGACCACAGTGTCCTCAGGAAGTGGGCTGGTGCGGGAAGGAGGAAGCAGTTCAGGGTGAAGGATGTCTGGGTGGTAGTTTCAGGGACCTGATGACTTCTGGAATGGACAAGAAAGGAGGTGCCCTGGTGTCTACAAAGAAAAGgttcagaatcagttcagtcaaCTAGAAAGATAAAAGTTTCGGCTGTGTCTCTTTCCTTTCCATAAATTCAATGGGAATTTCA
Coding sequences within it:
- the PRR29 gene encoding proline-rich protein 29 isoform X1, with protein sequence MMLQNVQMNQLFLSGQVAAVLNQGLSWTNSQVSLEVQQQEEKEPQEEGPLVFHHHYLPCTMPALGPLLPWSGPLLSTPLHQPRVQDSAEIQHHPPAPGKRGVRAVPPPPPPSATGTVGADVPPASGKDQVVPRPRGRSGGGEGHVSRGGGHVVLSSLSGSVPLTLPWGPLRQGAVMMRMLLPPDYYDAESP
- the LOC102178567 gene encoding intercellular adhesion molecule 2, coding for MSPFGGWGMLTAFLVLLCCRGSRVKAFEGPEHLMVGSGEFQLINCTASCTDPKKLVLETHLNKTLLDSQAQWKLFKVANISKDEKLLCSFTCGDRQETKVFNITVFYPPKQVLLTLWPTSVVIGTLFTIECRVPAVAPLEGLTVTLLRGTEILYNQTIVGTAPSPQDALVSHNTTAHREDGHHNFSCKAQMDLRSRGGGLVHRVSDPQRLEVKEPEPKTQMVIIIAVVIVLLLVFVTFVFLCFVFSQKWHRGRTGYYAVQDHWRRLIGSHRAQTLTDEEAPRGERLT
- the PRR29 gene encoding proline-rich protein 29 isoform X2; this encodes MMLQNVQMNQLFLSGQVAAVLNQGLSWTNSQVSLEVQQQEEKEPQEEGPLVFHHHYLPCTMPALGPLLPWSGPLLSTPLHQPRVQDSAEIQHHPPAPGKRGVRAVPPPPPPSATGTVGADVPPASDYYDAESP